One genomic segment of Thunnus albacares chromosome 18, fThuAlb1.1, whole genome shotgun sequence includes these proteins:
- the smad7 gene encoding mothers against decapentaplegic homolog 7, whose amino-acid sequence MFRTKRSGLVRRLWRSRAPVEGDGEADRGTHGSGGCCMGKATKVAKSNAGSEAELKALTHSILKKIKEKQLEVLLQAVESKGGARSPCLLLPSKVDAKVGQQSYSLPMLLYKVFRWPDLRHSSELKRLSCCESYGKINPELVCCNPHHMSRLCELESPPPPYSRYPMDYLKPPDSPDSGPSSSDTGGTTYSAPVGLSDSLALQESGERAHWCVVAYWEEKTRVGRLYSVQEPSLDIFYDLPQGNGFCLGQLCSDNKSQLVQMVRAKIGYGIQLTREPDGVWVYNRSCYPIFIKSATLDNPDSRTLLVHKVFPGFSIKAFDYDKAGSLQRPNDHEFTQQPRTGFTVQISFVKGWGQCYTRQFISSCPCWLEVIFNTR is encoded by the exons ATGTTTAGGACCAAACGATCGGGGCTCGTCCGGCGACTCTGGAGGAGCCGTGCGCCCGTGGAGGGCGACGGGGAGGCGGATAGAGGGACGCATGGCTCCGGGGGCTGCTGCATGGGCAAAGCGACAAAGGTGGCCAAGTCCAACGCCGGGTCGGAGGCTGAATTGAAGGCGTTGACCCACTCGatactgaaaaaaatcaaagagaaacAATTAGAGGTGCTGTTGCAGGCGGTGGAGTCCAAAGGGGGTGCCCGAAGCCCCTGCTTACTCCTGCCCAGCAAAGTGGACGCGAAAGTGGGTCAACAGTCTTACTCTCTCCCCATGCTGCTCTACAAAGTGTTCAGGTGGCCGGACCTCAGGCATTCCTCGGAGCTGAAGAGGCTGTCTTGCTGTGAATCCTACGGGAAAATCAACCCAGAGCTCGTTTGCTGCAACCCGCACCACATGAGCAGGCTTTGTGAACTCG agtctcctcctcctccatatTCGCGCTATCCCATGGACTATCTTAAACCACCAG ATTCTCCAGACTCTGGACCTTCATCCAGTGATACTGGGGGAACGACATACTCAGCCCCTGTGGGGCTTTCAG ATTCCCTAGCGTTGCAGGAGTCTGGCGAGCGGGCCCATTGGTGCGTGGTGGCATACTGGGAGGAGAAGACACGCGTCGGGCGCCTCTACTCAGTCCAGGAGCCCTCTCTGGACATCTTCTATGATCTACCTCAAGGGAACGGCTTCTGCCTGGGCCAGCTCTGCTCCGACAACAAGTCCCAGCTGGTGCAGATGGTGCGGGCCAAGATAGGCTACGGCATCCAGCTGACGCGTGAGCCAGACGGAGTGTGGGTCTACAACCGCAGCTGCTACCCCATCTTCATCAAGTCGGCCACACTGGACAACCCGGACTCGCGCACGCTGCTGGTGCACAAGGTGTTCCCCGGTTTCTCCATCAAAGCTTTTGACTATGACAAGGCCGGCAGCCTGCAGAGGCCAAACGACCACGAGTTCACGCAGCAGCCTCGCACAGGCTTCACGGTCCAGATAAGCTTTGTGAAAGGCTGGGGACAGTGCTACACCAGACAGTTCATCAGTAGCTGCCCGTGTTGGTTGGAAGTCATCTTCAACACCCGATAG